In Musa acuminata AAA Group cultivar baxijiao chromosome BXJ2-10, Cavendish_Baxijiao_AAA, whole genome shotgun sequence, a genomic segment contains:
- the LOC135624475 gene encoding growth-regulating factor 5-like: protein MNSTTAAAGMGMGGRAPFTAAQWQELEHQALIYKYLMAGVPVPPELVIPIQRSFEALAGRYYHHPALAYCSYYGKKLDPEPGRCRRTDGKKWRCSKDAHPDSKYCERHMHRGRNRSRKPVESQSASQMQSSSSTVTSISPAGSGGGGNGGGSFQSIPQLSVAGHSNTQQSLCLGTSSSSQLPLGPGPFGNRYFCGVKPGADEHNFFSETSRSTRHLGMDSIDGSWRLMPSQVSSFPPSEARGPSLLQSACPPPQSVQDLGQVSFSSISKQQQQHSFVGSKFGSPQPAKHESQFLRPFFDEWPKTRDSWSDLEEDRSNRASYSTTQLSISFPMASSDFSTSSSRSPKHD, encoded by the exons ATGAACAGCACCACGGCGGCGGCGGGGATGGGGATGGGGGGCCGGGCGCCGTTCACGGCGGCGCAGTGGCAGGAGCTGGAGCACCAGGCATTGATCTATAAGTACCTGATGGCGGGGGTGCCCGTGCCGCCGGAGCTCGTGATTCCCATCCAGAGGAGCTTTGAGGCCTTggctgggcgatactaccaccacCCTGCGC TAGCTTACTGTTCCTACTATGGAAAGAAGCTAGACCCTGAACCAGGGCGATGCCGCCGAACCGATGGGAAGAAGTGGCGGTGCTCCAAGGATGCGCACCCCGACTCCAAGTATTGCGAGCGCCACATGCATCGTGGCCGCAACCGTTCAAGAAAGCCTGTGGAATCACAATCCGCCTCCCAAATGCAGTCATCCTCATCTACTGTGACCTCCATCTCTCCCGCCGGTAGTGGTGGCGGTGGTAATGGTGGGGGAAGCTTCCAGAGCATTCCCCAGCTCTCGGTTGCAGGTCATAGCAATACACAACAAAGCTTATGCCTGGGGACCTCCAGCTCCTCTCAGCTGCCATTGGGCCCTGGTCCTTTTGGCAACAG GTACTTCTGTGGTGTTAAACCTGGGGCGGACGAGCACAATTTCTTCTCAGAAACTTCTAGAAGTACAAGGCATCTTGGAATGGATTCAATTGACGGCTCATGGCGCTTGATGCCATCCCAAGTGTCTTCATTTCCACCATCAGAAGCTCGAGGTCCTTCTCTTCTGCAGAGTGCTTGCCCTCCACCTCAGTCAGTTCAAGATCTTGGGCAGGTCTCATTCAGCTCAATATcaaaacaacagcagcagcattcCTTTGTCGGGAGCAAGTTTGGTTCACCACAGCCCGCGAAGCATGAAAGCCAATTCCTCCGGCCTTTCTTCGACGAGTGGCCTAAGACGAGAGACTCTTGGTCTGATCTAGAAGAAGATCGATCCAACCGAGCATCATATTCCACAACCCAGCTCTCGATTTCCTTTCCCATGGCCTCCTCGGACTTCTCTACCTCCTCTTCCAGGTCACCCAAAC ATGATTGA
- the LOC135624476 gene encoding uncharacterized protein LOC135624476 — translation MTGLVSSLTGWISDIGGGEGAREGKRALALCLPHDSSASSSPSFPREVLNMEFFTGFLCESTPSENLFSHPDAQRCPFLRNINEPTNFSFSSSLGSPFPLRGAKGPIFEDGPSFDMAFKIFHGRNGVVPLSGKSYICEDNVEPEPAMQFNPLAGKAASISLSAFGPGGPFSFDFFSKKWKREKSSKKDHSRQNGNGASHEASSNEWLKTGQCPIAKSYRAVSGVLPLVAKILQPPPGMKLKCPPAVVAARAALARTALVKTLRPQPLPAKMLAIALLGMAANVPLGVWREHTEKFSPQWFAAVHAAVPFIGMLRKSVVMPKTAMALTIAASILGQTIGSRAERLRLKAEAAAGSSSNSINQAAIAVKSSGHCSEGEGRVWEPLPLKVAGRGSSPTASVCF, via the exons ATGACCGGGTTGGTGAGTAGCCTAACCGGTTGGATTTCCGATATTGGAGGTGGAGAAGGGGCGAGGGAAGGGAAGCGTGCTCTCGCCTTGTGCCTTCCACACGATTCTTCGGCCTCGAGTTCTCCGTCGTTCCCAAGGGAAG TGTTGAATATGGAGTTCTTCACTGGCTTTCTGTGCGAATCAACACCGTCTGAGAACCTGTTTTCTCATCCGGACGCTCAGAGGTGTCCATTTTTGAGGAACATCAATGAACCAACAAACTTTTCCTTCTCATCATCTCTCGGTTCTCCTTTCCCA TTAAGAGGAGCGAAGGGTCCAATCTTCGAAGATGGACCAAGTTTTGATATGGCATTCAAGATTTTCCATGGGCGCAACGGAGTCGTCCCACTTTCAGGGAAATCCTATATATGTGAGGACAATGTGGAACCTGAGCCTGCAATGCAGTTTAACCCTTTGGCAGGCAAAGCAGCCTCTATCAGCCTCTCAGCTTTTGGGCCAGGAGGACCTTTCAGTTTTGATTTCTTCTCAAAAAAGTGGAAAAGGGAGAAATCCTCCAAGAAAGATCACTCTCGACAG AATGGAAATGGTGCATCACATGAAGCATCAAGCAACGAGTGGCTCAAAACAGGGCAGTGTCCAATTGCAAAGTCTTATAGGGCAGTGAGCGGTGTCCTGCCTCTCGTAGCAAAGATCCTACAGCCACCACCAGGCATGAAACTGAAGTGCCCCCCCGCTGTGGTGGCTGCTCGAGCAGCACTAGCCCGCACTGCCCTTGTGAAGACCCTCCGTCCCCAGCCGCTGCCTGCAAAAATGTTAGCAATAGCTTTGCTAGGCATGGCTGCGAACGTTCCCCTTGGGGTTTGGCGAGAACATACTGAAAAGTTCTCTCCTCAGTGGTTTGCCGCAGTCCATGCTGCTGTGCCATTCATTGGCATGCTCAGGAAGTCTGTGGTCATGCCCAAGACAGCTATGGCACTAACCATAGCAGCCTCAATTTTAGGTCAGACTATTGGTTCGAGGGCTGAGCGGCTCCGGCTCAAGGCAGAAGCAGCAGCAGGGAGCTCAAGCAACTCGATAAACCAGGCAGCTATAGCTGTCAAATCAAGCGGACACTGCAGTGAGGGTGAGGGTAGAGTCTGGGAGCCTCTTCCACTGAAGGTGGCTGGTCGAGGTTCATCGCCAACCGCAAGTGTGTGTTTCTGA